In Ostrea edulis chromosome 6, xbOstEdul1.1, whole genome shotgun sequence, a single window of DNA contains:
- the LOC130047312 gene encoding uncharacterized protein LOC130047312, which produces MATRRDPLYNFQTLPGFRYRLVVVAEERVGENWVVRSENDLSTFSPFDQSGVREIICRVRAEYEGRAPRRRTARISTATRPRRRAPQPPSPPPPYSPATPTTPPPAIPSAPVEYSPVPMSDSPASPVEYSPRSPSPAPPPSPAQSPSLLVAATSSPPRPAAPARPPPPTIRFAGRTPPPPRPTHAPVATHPPRNHPMTVPGWADRAVPIWFKCPVCWQDRVHSGITCRGCGQRPACCSCVEELQERRHTRGRCPLCRFTGSRE; this is translated from the coding sequence atggCTACAAGAAGAGACCCGCTCTACAATTTCCAGACCTTGCCTGGCTTTCGGTACCGGCTGGTAGTGGTGGCTGAGGAACGGGTAGGGGAGAATTGGGTCGTGCGTTCTGAGAACGACCTGAGCACCTTCTCCCCTTTCGACCAGAGTGGGGTCCGTGAGATCATCTGCCGGGTGCGGGCCGAGTATGAAGGGAGGGCACCCCGCCGCCGCACCGCTCGAATCTCCACGGCCACGAGACCGCGCCGACGGGCCCCACAGCCAccctcaccaccaccaccttacTCCCCGGCGACGCCTACAACACCACCACCAGCGATCCCATCGGCACCAGTGGAATACAGCCCGGTGCCGATGAGCGACTCACCAGCGTCACCGGTGGAGTATTCACCGAGGTCACCGTCCCCCGCACCACCTCCCAGTCCAGCCCAGAGTCCGTCGCTGTTGGTGGCAGCCACGTCATCACCACCGAGACCAGCAGCCCCTGCAAGACCCCCACCACCTACCATCCGGTTTGCAGGGAGGACTCCACCACCACCGAGACCAACCCACGCACCGGTGGCAACTCATCCCCCGAGGAACCACCCTATGACTGTCCCTGGCTGGGCAGATAGGGCGGTTCCCATCTGGTTTAAGTGTCCTGTCTGCTGGCAAGACAGGGTACACTCTGGAATTACGTGTAGGGGATGTGGGCAGCGCCCAGCTTGCTGCTCGTGCGTGGAAGAGTTACAGGAGCGGCGACACACCCGGGGACGGTGCCCGTTATGCCGGTTTACCGGAAGCAGGGAATGA
- the LOC130047313 gene encoding uncharacterized protein F54H12.2-like gives MMHRESCACGTSSLELFKVPPTNVTLEDSKWMEYYPISSTLNSDTAPIEFEIKGQGDEYLDLSQTYLQMVCKFTKANGTNLAGGHSTSTPVNNILHSLFSEIDVSLNGKVITPGTDTYPYKAYLEKLLSYAPKTLETQMRACSLWEKDTAGHMDEVKLEALAQTPIEFAVVSNKVNIAAVIPTPEYPDDSKNVGLRKRHEKITDSKEIVLMDRLHLDLFEQEKCLPNGLDVRLRFNRARPQFYMMTAAGSSGKVAIQSMILWVRKVKPVPSIINLINQQLSTQTAKYPLRRVEVKTFTIPSGTQSKITDHLFQGQMPKLIVLGQDWAPDITLEEYKNGYTLWCVDFTKDQEAQTDKFHLIQTGNLRVEVQFAANVARTLNCVVYAVFDNLLEINKQREVSIDY, from the exons ATGATGCACCGAGAATCTTGCGCTTGTGGCACCAGCAGTTTAGAACTGTTTAAAGTCCCCCCGACCAACGTCACTTTAGAAGATTCGAAATGGATGGAATATTACCCCATTTCCAGTACCCTCAACTCGGATACGGCTccgattgaatttgaaatcaaaggacaaggagatgaatatctggatttatcCCAAACTTATCTCCAGATGGTATGTAAATTCACGAAAGCCAATGGAACGAATCTCGCAGGAGGCCATTCGACCTCGACCCCCGTGAATAACATTCTCCATTCCTTGTTCAGTGAAATCGATGTCAGTCTCAATGGAAAAGTCATTACCCCGGGGACGGATACTTATCCCTACAAAGCGTATCTGGAGAAATTGTTGTCTTATGCACCCAAGACTCTGGAAACCCAGATGAGAGCCTGTAGCTTGTGGGAAAAAGATACGGCAGGACATATGGATGAGGTCAAATTAGAAGCTCTGGCTCAAACTCCTATCGAATTTGCAGTAGTGTCTAACAAAGTCAACATCGCGGCCGTCATCCCGACTCCCGAGTATCCGGATGATTCCAAGAATGTAGGGTTGAGAAAACGTCACGAGAAGATTACAGACAGTAAGGAGATCGTGTTGATGGATCGATTACATCTGGATTTGTTTGAGCAAGAGAAATGTCTCCCTAATGGCTTGGATGTCCGTCTCAGATTCAATCGCGCTCGACCCCAGTTCTACATGATGACCGCTGCCGGGAGTAGTGGGAAAGTGGCCATTCAAAGTATGATCTTGTGGGTGAGGAAAGTCAAACCTGTGCCGAGTATCATTAATCTCATCAATCAGCAACTGAGTACTCAAACGGCGAAATATCCATTGAGACGAGTGGAAGTGAAAACCTTCACCATTCCTAGTGGCACCCAATCTAAAATCACCGATCATCTGTTTCAAGGACAGATGCCTAAACTGATCGTGTTGG GTCAGGACTGGGCTCCGGACATTACCCTGGAAGAGTATAAAAACGGTTACACCCTCTGGTGTGTGGATTTCACGAAAGATCAAGAAGCCCAGacggataaatttcatctcatacagaCGGGGAACTTGAGAGTGGAAGTGCAATTTGCCGCCAACGTAGCCAGGACCTTAAACTGTGTGGTGTATGCCGTGTTCGACAATCTGctagaaatcaacaaacaacgaGAAGTCAGCATCGATTACTAA
- the LOC130047315 gene encoding death-associated inhibitor of apoptosis 1-like: MTDYESLHNPGTPRYALLSDRVASFENAPEHLQNLLPTIAEAGYFYKGYGDNTCCFYCNFGLHHWGAVDNPWIQHAYWYPHCPYLKCNKGKQWLKHEFTMVVAGPSKSGKTEFVKQLVQNTQWIAPPPEKIVWCYREWQSAYESLQDKVTFIRNIPQDDEQIVADLTYEDATRVPHGYLLVDLSPQTSDDLRLRSQLFTNLAVHMPPRV, from the exons ATGACGGACTACGAATCACTACATAACCCGGGTACACCACGTTATGCTCTACTGTCAGATCGAGTAGCGTCGTTTGAAAATGCTCCCGAACACTTGCAGAACCTATTACCTACCATTGCAGAAGCGGGATACTTTTACAAAGGGTACGGGGATAACACGTGCTGTTTTTATTGCAACTTTGGACTTCACCATTGGGGAGCTGTCGACAATCCTTGGATACAACATGCTTATTGGTATCCTCACTGTCCTTACCTGAAGTGTAATAAGGGTAAACAATGG ttgaaacatgaatttaccaTGGTGGTGGCTGGACCCTCTAAATCGGGTAAAACAGAATTTGTCAAGCAACTGGTGCAAAATACACAGTGGATTGCACCGCCTCCCGAAAAGATAGTATGGTGTTATCGAGAATGGCAGTCCGCGTACGAATCCTTACAGGACAAGGTCACTTTTATCCGCAATATACCTCAAGACGATGAGCAGatagtggcggatctca CCTATGAGGACGCCACCCGTGTACCTCACGGGTATTTACTAGTGGACTTGAGTCCTCAGACGTCGGACGATTTAAGATTAAGAAGTCAACTCTTTACCAACTTGGCTGTGCATATGCCCCCGAGAGTATAA